The segment GGAACACCTCCAACAGTTCCAGTTCGAACACGTACGCCGACCCCGAGTCAGGGCCAGCGTCGTCGTCTAAATAAGCTCCGATGAGCGCCGTGCTCCCGTCGCCGCTTATCGACACCGAATGGCCGAAGTTATCGCCGGCGGCGCCGTCGCTGGCGGCGAGTTTCGTCTCGGCCGGCGGGTCTTGGGTCAGGTCAAACACGTACGCTGACCCCGAACTAAGGCCAGCGTCGTCGTCTAGAGAGGCTCCGACGAGCGCTGTTCTTCCGTCGTCGCTCATCGACACCGAATGGCCAAAGAAATCGTTGGCGGCAGCATCACTGGCGGAGAGTTTCGTCTCGGTCGGCGGGTCCTGGGTGAGGTCGTAGACGTATGCCGAGCCCAACCGAGAACCCTCTGCGGCGCCCCAGTGAGCCCCCACGAGGGCGGTGGTTCCATCGCCGCTGATCGAAACCGACCGGCCGAAGTTTTCGCCGTTGGTGGCGTCGCTGGCAGTGAGTTTCGCCTCAACCGGCGGATTCTGGGTCAGGTCGTAGACGTATGCCGCTCCCGAGCCACTACCAGCGTCGTCGTCGTGAGACGCCCCCACGAGCGCTGTACTTCCGTCGCAGTTTATCGCCACTGGGTCACCAAAAAAATCGCCGGCGGCAGCGTCGCTGGCGGAGAGTTTCGTCTCGGTCGGCGGGTCCTGGGTCAGGTCGTAAACGTACGCCGACCCCGAGCTAGAACCAGCGTCGTCGTCTTGACGGGCTCCGACGAGCGCTGTTCTTCCGTCGCCGCTCACCGACACCGACCAGCCGAAGATGTCGCCGGCGGCACCATCGCTGGCGGTGAGTTTCGTCTCGGCCGGCGGGTCTTGGGTCAGGTCGTAGACGTACACCGAGCCTGACTGGAGTCCAGCGTCGCCGTCTAAATAAGCTCCCACTAAGGCGGTGGTTCCGTCGTCGCTCATCGACACCGAATGACCGAAGAAATCAAACATGGCGGCGTCGCTGGCGGCGAGTTTCGTCTCGACTGGGGGGTCCTGGGTCAGGTCGTAAACGTACGCTGACCCCGAGCTAAGGCCAGCGTCGTCATCTTGACGGGCTCCGACGAGCGCCGTACTTCCGTCGCCGCTCACCGACACTGCATAACCGAAGCTATCGCCGGCGGCAGCGTCGCTGGCGGTGAGCTTCTTGACCTGGGTGAACAACTGGGCGGTCTGGACCTCAGTAAGGCGGCCGGCGGTGACGAGCGCATCGAGTTGAGCGCCGAGGGCCGTCCCGCTTCCGACGATACTCGCGACACCGAGGACGCCGAGTGCTTTGAGTGTCCGGCGACGGGAGCGGTTCACTGACGGGGCGATTGACGTTGTGTCGGTTCTGTTTTGCATGTGCGTTCTCCTTCAGAGGCCACCCGGTGACTTCCCTATGTGAATCAATTGACCCGACCGGAGATAGTATTGTGCATGATAATTCCATATCGAACTCCGTGCCGAATTGACGATTGTTCTCTTTCTGACTCCATCCTCTGTAACTAGCACCCTAACCCTTCACCAGACAGGAACTGGTAAGTGACTGATTTGCGCCCTCTATTCAGCACAGCCACAGAAACTCACCAAACGCTGTCAGAAGCGACGTGCAACACTTAGAGGATGTATTCAGCAACCACGACCGGCCAGTTACATCGGCATCGAGACGCCTGTGAACAGGATACCTCTCGTTCTCCAGGATCTATTTTTATGCCCCTCGGAGACAATAGAGAGCATGGGTTCCGATTCGAACGGTACGATTGCTCTTGGTTTAGGTCTCGGAAACGCACTCGGGGCTGGTGCGGGGACTGCCATCGGGGCGATCACTGGCGACCTTCTCTTCTGGTTGGGAATGAGAATCGGTTTCGGCTCAGCGCTCGGGACGGCTATAGGCGTTATCTTCACTCGTACGGGACACTTCGGCCATACGGACATCCCGGAGCGCCCCGATTCTGCCTGACCGAGACGTACCCTGTACTGACCGATTTCACGTCGGTCTCATTGAAACACATACTATACGGGTAATATGACTCACGCGATCTCAAAATCGAGCGACAAAGACATCGGCATTGCCGGCATTGTTGCGTTCCTGGTTCTGACGTTCGCGTGGTCATGGGGGTTTTGGGGATCGAAGATCCTTCTCGAAATGGGTGTCGTTGAGGGTGTTCCGGTCCTGCCGAATCTCGGCGCGTTCGGTCCGACAGTCGCTGCGTTTCTCCTCGTCGCGTACGCGAATGGGTTCGCGGGAGCGCGGCGGCTCGCTGGTCGAGCGATCCAGCTCGACTATCCCAAGCAATGGATTCTCGCGGCCCTGCTGCTCCCACCGGCGATCGTCGGCGGCGCGCTCGCGGTGGCCGTCGCCACCGGCACGACACCGACGTTCCCCTGGGTGGGCCAACCGATTGTCCTCCTCATCGCGTTCGGCTGGATCTTGGTGCTGGGAGGACCGATCCAAGAGGAGTTCGGGTGGCGTGGCTACCTCCTCGATCCGCTCCAAGAGCGGCTTACGCCGCTCGGTGGGGGTCTCGCTGTCGGACTCGTCTGGGCAGTCTGGCATCTACCGTTGTTCTACATCCCGAGCGAGACGATCTACTACGACAATCCGTTCCTCGGGTTCGTTGTCTCCATCACCTTGCTCTCCGTGCTCATGACGTGGGTGTACAATAGTACGAACGGAAGCCTCCTCCCGGCGCTCCTCATGCACACCTCGTGGAACTGGGCCCAGGG is part of the Halogeometricum sp. S1BR25-6 genome and harbors:
- a CDS encoding dockerin type I domain-containing protein — protein: MQNRTDTTSIAPSVNRSRRRTLKALGVLGVASIVGSGTALGAQLDALVTAGRLTEVQTAQLFTQVKKLTASDAAAGDSFGYAVSVSGDGSTALVGARQDDDAGLSSGSAYVYDLTQDPPVETKLAASDAAMFDFFGHSVSMSDDGTTALVGAYLDGDAGLQSGSVYVYDLTQDPPAETKLTASDGAAGDIFGWSVSVSGDGRTALVGARQDDDAGSSSGSAYVYDLTQDPPTETKLSASDAAAGDFFGDPVAINCDGSTALVGASHDDDAGSGSGAAYVYDLTQNPPVEAKLTASDATNGENFGRSVSISGDGTTALVGAHWGAAEGSRLGSAYVYDLTQDPPTETKLSASDAAANDFFGHSVSMSDDGRTALVGASLDDDAGLSSGSAYVFDLTQDPPAETKLAASDGAAGDNFGHSVSISGDGSTALIGAYLDDDAGPDSGSAYVFELELLEVFPEPIVLKSGKVVDPQDLDGDGLYEDLDGDDNVDGQDVSNLTQLENAQRKGEIQLTDAQVAALDFNGDGEFTKKDIAAYSKQ
- a CDS encoding CPBP family intramembrane glutamic endopeptidase, which encodes MTHAISKSSDKDIGIAGIVAFLVLTFAWSWGFWGSKILLEMGVVEGVPVLPNLGAFGPTVAAFLLVAYANGFAGARRLAGRAIQLDYPKQWILAALLLPPAIVGGALAVAVATGTTPTFPWVGQPIVLLIAFGWILVLGGPIQEEFGWRGYLLDPLQERLTPLGGGLAVGLVWAVWHLPLFYIPSETIYYDNPFLGFVVSITLLSVLMTWVYNSTNGSLLPALLMHTSWNWAQGMFPILDSDPASLAMVGFLVAATIVVVAYSGPKRLGQTGRVTQSD